One uncultured Jannaschia sp. DNA segment encodes these proteins:
- a CDS encoding Gfo/Idh/MocA family oxidoreductase, which translates to MTDPIRWGVLGASNFARNDMAPAIHMARGHVLAALATRSPEKAAPFAERAPGLRVHGDYDALLADPEVDAVYVPLPHTMHVEWGIRALEAGKHVLVEKPVAMAEGDIAPLIAARDRTGLQAAEAYMIVHHPQWAFVRDLLDGGEIGRLGHVGGVFTYDNSGDPGNIRNMAATGGGALPDIGVYTYGSTRWATRSEPEAITHADIDWEDGCDLLARVSARFPGFSAHWVNSMRLLPEQVMLFHGDAGLIRLTAPFNAARFGSARVAWRGRDGITHERSWHGVDQYVLQVEAFGAAIRGEAPFAWTLEDAAGTQRVIDMAYAAAGGRPAA; encoded by the coding sequence ATGACCGATCCGATCCGCTGGGGCGTGCTGGGCGCCTCGAACTTCGCGCGCAACGACATGGCGCCTGCGATCCACATGGCGCGGGGCCATGTCCTCGCCGCGCTGGCGACCCGCTCGCCCGAGAAGGCCGCGCCCTTCGCCGAACGCGCACCGGGTCTGCGCGTCCATGGCGACTACGACGCGCTCCTGGCCGATCCCGAGGTGGATGCCGTCTATGTCCCGCTGCCGCACACGATGCATGTCGAATGGGGCATCCGGGCGCTCGAGGCGGGCAAGCATGTGCTCGTCGAGAAGCCGGTCGCCATGGCCGAGGGCGACATCGCCCCGCTGATCGCCGCGCGCGACCGGACCGGGCTGCAGGCCGCCGAGGCCTACATGATCGTCCACCATCCCCAATGGGCCTTCGTGCGCGATTTGCTGGACGGCGGCGAGATCGGGCGGCTGGGCCATGTCGGCGGCGTCTTCACCTACGACAATTCGGGCGACCCCGGAAATATCCGCAACATGGCCGCGACGGGCGGCGGCGCGCTGCCGGATATTGGGGTCTATACCTATGGCTCCACCCGCTGGGCCACGCGGTCCGAGCCCGAGGCGATCACCCATGCCGATATCGACTGGGAGGACGGCTGCGACCTGCTGGCCCGCGTTTCGGCGCGCTTCCCGGGCTTCAGCGCGCATTGGGTGAATTCGATGCGCCTTCTGCCCGAACAGGTGATGCTGTTCCACGGCGATGCCGGGCTGATCCGTCTGACCGCCCCGTTCAACGCCGCGCGCTTCGGATCCGCGCGCGTGGCATGGCGCGGCCGCGACGGGATCACGCACGAGCGGTCGTGGCACGGCGTCGACCAATACGTCCTGCAGGTCGAGGCCTTCGGTGCCGCGATCCGGGGGGAGGCACCCTTCGCCTGGACGCTGGAGGATGCCGCCGGGACGCAACGGGTCATCGACATGGCCTACGCGGCAGCCGGCGGGCGTCCTGCGGCCTGA
- a CDS encoding DksA/TraR family C4-type zinc finger protein, whose product MAGGWAKDGAVSEQIEASISDELARMKAQARPTGESLTHCAECEEPIPEARRAALPGVKLCVDCASERDGRAAPRAGINRRGSKDSQLK is encoded by the coding sequence ATGGCCGGGGGCTGGGCCAAGGACGGCGCCGTGTCCGAGCAGATCGAGGCGTCGATTTCGGACGAGTTGGCGCGCATGAAGGCGCAGGCGCGTCCCACGGGCGAGAGCCTGACCCATTGCGCCGAATGCGAGGAGCCGATCCCCGAGGCGCGGCGCGCGGCGCTGCCGGGCGTGAAGCTCTGCGTCGATTGCGCGAGCGAGCGGGACGGGCGGGCGGCCCCGCGCGCGGGCATCAACCGGCGCGGGTCGAAGGACAGCCAGCTCAAGTGA
- a CDS encoding DUF1428 domain-containing protein → MSYFAGFVAAVPTDQKDAFVAHAHEAWEVIFKPLGAIAQVECWGDDVPDGEVTSFPMAVKCEPGETVAFSWIEWPDKATHDAANARMRDPDPAFAAAMTDMSEMPFDGMRMIYGGFAPIVELRA, encoded by the coding sequence ATGTCCTATTTCGCAGGGTTCGTCGCCGCCGTGCCGACTGACCAGAAGGACGCCTTCGTCGCCCATGCGCACGAAGCATGGGAGGTCATCTTCAAGCCGCTGGGTGCCATCGCGCAGGTCGAATGCTGGGGTGACGACGTGCCCGACGGCGAGGTCACCTCGTTCCCGATGGCCGTGAAGTGCGAGCCGGGCGAGACGGTCGCCTTCTCGTGGATCGAATGGCCCGACAAGGCGACACATGACGCGGCCAATGCCCGGATGCGCGACCCCGATCCCGCGTTCGCCGCCGCGATGACGGATATGTCCGAGATGCCGTTCGATGGAATGCGGATGATCTATGGCGGCTTCGCTCCCATCGTGGAGCTGCGCGCCTGA
- the rpoH gene encoding RNA polymerase sigma factor RpoH: protein MATYANLPAPSPEQGLNRYLQEIRKFPMLEPEQEYMLAKRWVEEGDTDAAHQMVTSHLRLAAKIAMGYRGYGLPQAEVISEANVGLMQAVKKFDPEKGFRLATYAMWWIRAAIQEYVLRSWSMVKLGTTSAQKKLFFNLRKAKNRIGALEEGDLRPENVQRIATDLGVTEDEVTSMNRRMSGGDASLNVMVGSDGDSSTQWQDWLADDSADQAGDYAERDEYESRIGLMTDAMDVLNDREKDILTQRKLNEETVTLEDLSEKYGVSRERIRQIEVRAFEKLSTRVRELAREKGMVPA, encoded by the coding sequence ATGGCCACTTACGCCAACCTTCCGGCCCCCTCGCCCGAGCAGGGGCTGAATCGCTATCTTCAGGAAATCCGCAAGTTCCCGATGCTGGAGCCCGAGCAGGAATACATGCTCGCCAAGCGCTGGGTCGAGGAGGGCGACACCGACGCCGCGCACCAGATGGTGACGTCGCACCTGCGCCTCGCGGCCAAGATCGCCATGGGTTATCGCGGATACGGTCTGCCGCAGGCCGAGGTGATCTCGGAGGCGAATGTCGGCTTGATGCAGGCCGTCAAGAAATTCGACCCCGAGAAGGGCTTTCGCCTTGCGACCTACGCAATGTGGTGGATTCGCGCCGCGATCCAGGAATATGTCCTGCGATCGTGGTCGATGGTGAAGCTGGGCACGACCAGCGCGCAGAAAAAGCTGTTCTTCAACCTGCGCAAGGCCAAGAACCGCATCGGGGCGCTGGAGGAGGGCGATCTGCGCCCCGAGAACGTCCAGCGCATCGCCACCGACCTCGGCGTGACCGAGGACGAGGTGACGTCGATGAACCGGCGCATGTCGGGTGGCGACGCGTCGCTGAACGTGATGGTCGGGTCGGATGGCGACAGCTCGACCCAGTGGCAGGACTGGCTGGCCGATGACAGCGCCGACCAGGCCGGCGACTACGCCGAGCGCGACGAGTACGAAAGCCGGATCGGCCTGATGACCGATGCGATGGACGTACTCAACGACCGCGAGAAGGACATCCTGACCCAGCGCAAGCTGAACGAGGAGACCGTGACGCTCGAGGATCTGTCCGAGAAATACGGCGTCTCGCGCGAGCGGATCCGCCAGATCGAGGTGCGGGCCTTCGAAAAGCTCTCGACCCGCGTGCGCGAACTGGCCCGCGAGAAGGGCATGGTCCCCGCCTGA
- a CDS encoding RluA family pseudouridine synthase, whose product MSDKIVTFAIAADPPPRLDKAIARDVPADAHLSRSRLARLLAEGRVTVNGAVAGARDRPSEGDAVQVEVPVADDPDTRPEAIPLEIIHEDADLLVVMKPAGMVVHPAPGSPGGTLVNALLHHFGGDLSGVGGEKRPGIVHRIDKDTSGLLVVAKSDAAHHGLAAQFEAHDVERRYLAICHGVPSPGDPRLRGTRGVSLEPGDIVKIETRLDRHRTDRQRQAVRWDGGRHAVTRARRLEDLGAAAFIECWLETGRTHQIRVHMAHAGHALIGDPVYGGSRKMPGNQPGRAEAQAFPRQALHAATLGFRHPVTDAEMSFAAPLPDDMESLLRALRGES is encoded by the coding sequence ATGTCGGACAAGATCGTGACCTTCGCCATCGCGGCCGATCCGCCGCCGCGCCTCGATAAGGCAATCGCGCGCGACGTGCCAGCCGACGCGCATCTGAGCCGGTCGCGGCTGGCTCGCTTGCTGGCCGAGGGGCGCGTGACGGTGAACGGCGCGGTCGCCGGCGCGCGCGACCGGCCGTCCGAGGGCGATGCGGTGCAGGTCGAGGTTCCCGTCGCCGACGATCCCGACACGCGGCCCGAAGCGATTCCGCTTGAGATAATCCACGAGGACGCCGACCTCCTCGTCGTCATGAAGCCCGCGGGCATGGTTGTGCATCCCGCGCCCGGCTCGCCCGGCGGGACGCTGGTCAACGCGCTGCTGCACCATTTCGGCGGCGACCTGTCGGGCGTCGGGGGCGAGAAGCGACCGGGCATCGTCCACCGGATCGACAAGGACACCTCGGGCCTTCTGGTGGTGGCCAAGTCAGATGCGGCGCATCACGGACTGGCCGCCCAGTTCGAGGCGCATGATGTCGAGCGGCGCTATCTCGCGATCTGCCACGGCGTGCCGTCCCCCGGCGACCCGCGGCTTCGGGGCACGCGCGGCGTCTCGCTGGAGCCCGGTGACATCGTCAAGATCGAGACGCGGCTCGATCGCCACCGCACGGACCGCCAGAGGCAGGCCGTCCGCTGGGACGGCGGACGCCATGCCGTGACCCGCGCGCGGCGGCTGGAAGACCTCGGTGCGGCGGCCTTCATCGAGTGCTGGCTCGAAACAGGGCGGACGCACCAGATCCGCGTGCACATGGCTCATGCCGGGCATGCCCTGATCGGCGATCCGGTCTATGGCGGGTCCCGGAAGATGCCGGGCAATCAGCCGGGGCGGGCCGAGGCGCAGGCCTTCCCGAGGCAGGCTCTGCACGCGGCGACCTTGGGTTTTCGGCACCCGGTCACCGATGCCGAGATGTCCTTTGCGGCCCCGCTGCCCGACGACATGGAGTCCTTGCTGCGTGCACTTCGGGGCGAGAGCTGA
- a CDS encoding DUF6476 family protein: MEPVPEPSNLRLLRVLVTVLTGVMIAGLIAVVVALVTRLPSAAIRSPEGLAIPAGTEIVAVTQAPSYWLVTTGDDRLLVFAPDGSLLRDIPLGD, translated from the coding sequence ATGGAACCCGTTCCCGAGCCGTCGAACCTGCGCCTCCTGCGGGTGCTGGTGACGGTGTTGACGGGTGTGATGATCGCGGGGCTGATAGCGGTCGTGGTCGCCCTTGTCACGCGCCTGCCCAGCGCCGCGATCCGCTCGCCCGAGGGGCTTGCTATCCCGGCGGGCACCGAGATCGTCGCGGTGACGCAGGCCCCGTCTTACTGGCTGGTGACGACCGGGGACGACCGGCTCCTTGTCTTCGCGCCGGACGGCTCGCTCCTGCGCGACATCCCGCTCGGCGACTGA
- a CDS encoding LysE family translocator codes for MTYDLFLGLVAFAFVSSVTPGPNNLMIMASGANFGVARSVPHALGISLGFGVMIVLVGLGLAQVFATYPMAKTVLAILSVAYLVWLAWKIANAAPPEARAAEARPLTFLQAAAFQWVNPKAWTMALTAVTLYTAGGPWAVVPVAAIFTVVNLPSISLWLVMGLQLRRVLTSPGRLRVFNRVMAALLLASLWPTLAPLLS; via the coding sequence ATGACCTACGATCTGTTTCTCGGCCTCGTCGCCTTCGCCTTCGTCTCCTCGGTCACGCCGGGGCCCAACAACCTCATGATCATGGCGTCGGGGGCGAATTTCGGCGTGGCGCGGTCGGTGCCGCACGCGCTGGGCATCTCGCTGGGATTCGGCGTGATGATCGTGCTCGTCGGCCTCGGGCTGGCGCAGGTCTTCGCGACCTACCCGATGGCCAAGACGGTGCTTGCGATCCTGTCCGTCGCCTATCTCGTGTGGCTCGCTTGGAAGATTGCAAACGCAGCCCCGCCCGAGGCGCGCGCCGCCGAGGCCCGGCCACTGACCTTCCTGCAGGCCGCCGCGTTTCAATGGGTGAACCCCAAGGCGTGGACGATGGCCCTGACGGCGGTGACGCTCTACACGGCGGGCGGGCCTTGGGCGGTCGTGCCGGTTGCGGCGATCTTCACGGTCGTCAACCTGCCGTCGATCTCGCTCTGGCTCGTGATGGGGCTGCAACTGCGCCGCGTCCTGACATCGCCGGGACGGCTACGCGTGTTCAACCGGGTGATGGCGGCGCTCCTGTTGGCCAGCCTTTGGCCGACGCTCGCGCCGCTTCTGTCGTGA
- a CDS encoding Lrp/AsnC family transcriptional regulator yields the protein MVRLDEIDDRILHALSEDGRITNQALADRVGLSPSATLRRVQALERSGVITGYRARINGEKLGTGFTAYIAVGLNDHTKRGQEAFERAVATAPEVRECHNITGAVEYLLRIEARDLAAYKHFHTEVLGILPQVSSLTTYVVMGSPKDDRA from the coding sequence ATGGTTCGATTGGACGAAATTGACGACAGAATCCTGCACGCCCTGTCGGAGGATGGCAGGATCACCAATCAGGCGCTGGCCGATCGCGTTGGGCTCTCGCCTTCGGCGACGCTGCGGCGGGTGCAGGCGCTCGAACGGTCGGGCGTCATCACCGGCTACCGCGCGCGGATCAATGGCGAGAAGTTGGGCACAGGGTTCACCGCCTATATCGCCGTCGGGCTGAACGATCACACCAAGCGCGGGCAGGAAGCGTTCGAACGGGCCGTCGCCACGGCGCCCGAGGTCCGCGAGTGCCACAACATCACTGGCGCGGTCGAATACCTGCTGCGGATCGAAGCGCGCGATCTCGCGGCCTACAAGCACTTCCATACCGAGGTGCTGGGCATCCTGCCGCAGGTCTCGAGCCTGACGACCTATGTCGTGATGGGCAGCCCCAAGGACGACCGCGCCTGA
- a CDS encoding PhoX family phosphatase, translating into MKDLEHLSADEWDEIRSPRPETTDFDRVVERALSRRGFMKGVLAFGSGAAVMGSGLLTSTSARAQEAANFAFEGIPIQTDGTVHVPDGYDWQVLARWGDPLFSDAEPFDPETGITLASSDRVFGENTDGMETFTVDGRQLIAVNHEYANVSTNLPWKGDNAFTADDVTILQNIQGVTVMEVAEGADGWEVVVDSPYNRRIHHNTPMTIAGPAAGHDMLKTEDDPTGTMALGTMNNCGSGKTPWGTYLTCEENFNGYFGVADPEIEFSASEGFARYGIGAEGRYGYELHQARFDVRQTPNEPHRFGWIVEIDPADPESTPVKRTALGRFKHENAAAVIASDGHVVVYLGDDERGEYLYKYVSTGTWAEGQPTEGLLDDGQLYAARFDDDGTGEWVALTPEATGMDEGMILIHTRMAASAVGATTMDRPEWVATNPVTPQGYVALTNNRNRGIKANAGGDPTPVNGPNPREANNYGQIARWMPDDGNHSATGFTWDLYVMAGNPIVGQGDYVGSENVTEGNLFNSPDGMAFDTTGTLWIQTDGDDSNEGPFTGMGNNQMLAGDPATGEIRRFLTGPKGSEVTGLAWSEDLRTMFVGIQHPSAPFPDGADSLPRSAVVTVRRADGEPVG; encoded by the coding sequence ATGAAAGACCTCGAACATCTCAGCGCCGACGAATGGGACGAGATCCGCTCGCCCCGCCCCGAGACCACCGATTTCGACCGCGTGGTCGAGCGGGCCCTGTCGCGACGCGGCTTCATGAAGGGCGTCCTGGCCTTCGGGTCGGGCGCGGCCGTGATGGGATCGGGCCTCCTGACCTCGACCTCGGCCCGCGCGCAGGAGGCGGCAAATTTCGCCTTCGAAGGCATCCCGATCCAGACCGATGGCACCGTGCACGTGCCCGATGGCTATGACTGGCAGGTGCTCGCCCGCTGGGGCGACCCGCTCTTCTCGGATGCCGAACCCTTCGACCCCGAGACCGGCATCACCCTCGCCTCGTCCGACCGCGTCTTCGGCGAGAACACCGACGGGATGGAGACCTTCACCGTCGACGGCCGACAGCTGATCGCCGTGAACCACGAATACGCCAACGTCTCGACCAACCTGCCGTGGAAGGGCGACAACGCCTTCACCGCAGATGACGTGACCATCCTTCAGAACATCCAGGGCGTCACCGTCATGGAAGTGGCCGAGGGCGCGGACGGCTGGGAGGTGGTGGTCGACAGCCCCTACAACCGGCGCATCCACCACAACACGCCGATGACCATCGCGGGGCCCGCCGCCGGGCACGACATGCTGAAGACCGAGGACGATCCGACCGGCACGATGGCGCTCGGGACGATGAACAATTGCGGGTCCGGCAAGACGCCGTGGGGCACGTATCTGACCTGCGAGGAGAACTTCAACGGCTATTTCGGCGTGGCCGACCCGGAGATCGAATTCTCGGCCTCCGAGGGCTTCGCGCGCTACGGCATCGGCGCCGAGGGCCGCTACGGCTACGAGCTGCACCAGGCGCGCTTCGACGTCCGCCAGACCCCGAACGAGCCGCATCGCTTCGGCTGGATCGTCGAAATCGATCCCGCCGATCCAGAGAGCACGCCCGTCAAGCGCACCGCGCTGGGCCGCTTCAAGCACGAGAACGCGGCCGCGGTGATCGCATCGGACGGCCACGTGGTCGTCTATCTCGGCGACGACGAGCGGGGCGAGTACCTCTACAAATACGTCTCGACCGGCACCTGGGCCGAGGGTCAGCCGACCGAGGGCCTGCTCGACGACGGCCAGCTCTATGCGGCCCGCTTCGACGATGACGGCACCGGCGAATGGGTCGCGCTGACCCCCGAGGCGACGGGCATGGACGAAGGCATGATCCTGATCCACACGCGCATGGCCGCCTCGGCCGTGGGCGCGACCACGATGGACCGTCCCGAATGGGTCGCCACCAATCCGGTCACGCCGCAGGGCTACGTCGCGCTGACCAACAACCGCAATCGCGGCATCAAGGCGAACGCGGGCGGCGACCCGACGCCGGTGAACGGCCCCAACCCGCGCGAGGCCAACAATTACGGCCAGATCGCGCGCTGGATGCCCGATGACGGCAACCATTCGGCCACCGGTTTCACCTGGGATCTCTACGTCATGGCGGGCAATCCGATCGTGGGTCAGGGCGACTACGTCGGCTCGGAGAACGTGACCGAGGGCAATCTCTTCAACTCGCCCGATGGCATGGCCTTCGACACGACGGGCACGCTCTGGATCCAGACCGATGGGGACGATTCAAACGAGGGGCCCTTCACCGGCATGGGCAACAACCAGATGCTGGCCGGCGATCCCGCGACGGGCGAGATCCGGCGGTTCCTGACGGGCCCCAAGGGCTCGGAGGTGACGGGGCTCGCGTGGTCCGAGGACCTGCGCACGATGTTCGTCGGCATCCAGCACCCGAGCGCACCCTTCCCCGACGGCGCGGATTCGCTACCCCGCTCGGCGGTGGTGACGGTGCGGCGCGCCGACGGCGAACCGGTCGGCTGA
- a CDS encoding DUF1993 family protein — MDTERDFAAAAVDTAKYYLGRTVRLLDRVERRPDADRLLAIRLAPDMFDTGFQFALAARFAGRALGPPAGRDVPDTPETDLTAARLIEYCDEIGELIEPLGPGDLGARVLHRAGEADLDQDTAGYVTCFALPNMMFHLSMAYAGLRHGGMDVGKADFDGFHIYRTLA, encoded by the coding sequence ATGGACACGGAGCGCGATTTCGCGGCGGCGGCGGTCGATACGGCGAAATATTATCTGGGGCGGACAGTGCGCCTGCTCGATCGCGTAGAGCGCAGACCGGATGCCGACCGGCTGTTGGCCATCCGGCTGGCCCCGGACATGTTCGATACCGGGTTTCAGTTCGCGCTCGCGGCACGGTTCGCGGGCCGGGCGCTGGGGCCGCCCGCCGGGCGCGACGTGCCCGATACTCCGGAAACCGACCTAACAGCGGCGCGCCTGATCGAATATTGCGACGAGATCGGAGAGCTGATCGAGCCGCTCGGGCCGGGCGATCTGGGCGCGCGGGTCCTGCACCGCGCGGGCGAGGCCGATCTCGACCAGGACACCGCGGGTTACGTCACATGTTTCGCGCTGCCCAACATGATGTTCCACCTGTCGATGGCCTATGCGGGCCTGCGCCATGGCGGCATGGATGTCGGGAAGGCCGATTTCGACGGCTTTCACATCTACCGCACGCTCGCCTGA
- a CDS encoding DNA-3-methyladenine glycosylase I, protein MRRCGWVSADPLYEAYHDVEWGVPERDGRHLFEILSLEGMQAGLSWLTILRKREGFRTAFAGFDPDVIADWGEEDVARLLDDAGIVRHRGKIEAVLGNARAWLTLGGATPFADLVWSFVDERPVQERRATLAEVPASTPVSTAMSKRLKAEGFRFCGPTTCYAFMQAAGLVNDHVLDCDRHDAVAALGGDM, encoded by the coding sequence ATGCGACGATGCGGATGGGTCAGCGCGGACCCGCTCTACGAGGCTTATCACGACGTCGAATGGGGCGTCCCCGAGCGGGACGGGCGCCATCTCTTCGAGATTCTGTCGCTGGAAGGGATGCAGGCGGGGCTGAGCTGGCTCACGATCCTGCGCAAGCGCGAGGGGTTTCGCACAGCCTTCGCCGGGTTCGATCCCGACGTGATCGCGGATTGGGGCGAGGAGGATGTCGCGCGCCTTCTGGACGATGCGGGCATCGTGCGCCATCGGGGCAAGATCGAGGCCGTTCTGGGCAACGCGCGGGCATGGCTGACGCTCGGCGGCGCGACGCCCTTCGCAGATCTGGTCTGGAGTTTCGTGGACGAACGCCCGGTGCAGGAGCGCCGCGCGACACTGGCCGAGGTGCCGGCATCGACCCCGGTCTCGACGGCGATGTCGAAGCGCCTCAAGGCCGAGGGTTTTCGCTTCTGCGGGCCGACGACCTGCTACGCCTTCATGCAGGCGGCGGGGCTGGTCAACGACCACGTCCTCGATTGCGACCGGCACGACGCGGTGGCAGCGCTTGGCGGCGATATGTAG
- a CDS encoding type 1 glutamine amidotransferase domain-containing protein: MPDITNAKILILSTDGFEQSELETPRDDLRAKGATVHVATPSGDAIKGWDEDNWGREAAADLKLTDARVEDYDALVLPGGQINPDVLRVNEDAVALIRSFVEAGKIVAAICHAPWLLIEAGVVEGRDMTAYPSIRTDLKNAGANVKDASVVTSNGIITSRNPDDLNDFVAKIVEEVEEGRHLRPAA, translated from the coding sequence ATGCCCGATATCACGAATGCCAAGATCCTCATCCTTTCGACCGACGGGTTCGAGCAGTCCGAGCTCGAGACGCCGCGCGACGACCTGCGTGCCAAGGGCGCGACCGTCCACGTGGCCACGCCCTCGGGCGACGCGATCAAGGGCTGGGACGAGGACAACTGGGGCCGCGAGGCGGCCGCCGATCTCAAACTCACCGATGCCCGCGTCGAGGATTACGACGCGTTGGTCCTGCCGGGCGGGCAGATCAATCCGGACGTCCTGCGCGTCAACGAAGACGCCGTCGCGTTGATCCGGAGCTTCGTCGAGGCGGGCAAGATCGTCGCCGCAATCTGCCACGCGCCGTGGCTCCTGATCGAGGCGGGCGTGGTCGAGGGGCGCGATATGACCGCCTACCCGTCGATCCGTACTGATCTGAAAAATGCCGGTGCCAACGTGAAGGACGCGTCTGTCGTGACGTCGAACGGGATCATCACGTCGCGGAATCCCGACGATCTGAACGATTTCGTGGCCAAGATCGTCGAGGAAGTCGAAGAAGGCCGCCATTTGCGCCCCGCGGCTTAA